The following coding sequences are from one Candidatus Nitrohelix vancouverensis window:
- a CDS encoding redoxin domain-containing protein, protein MSDALEVGDRAPAFDLPAVYGYKAGETSPSAEEKVMIRLKDFQDKKWVVLAFYAQDSSPEDTRLMIGFNEWNRKFKKRDVEVMGCSWNGVNAHQQFIEVYQLGFTLLADEYKKATEAYGVIKEVEDLGQMTRVIERTTFVIDKTGMIRGVWRNPEDLRNHPSEIWDFIQKEKKA, encoded by the coding sequence ATGTCTGATGCATTAGAGGTTGGGGACCGTGCACCGGCGTTTGATTTGCCTGCTGTCTACGGCTACAAGGCGGGCGAAACCAGCCCGTCGGCCGAAGAAAAGGTAATGATTCGCCTGAAGGATTTTCAGGATAAAAAATGGGTGGTTCTGGCGTTTTATGCGCAGGACAGCAGTCCCGAAGACACGCGTTTGATGATCGGGTTCAATGAGTGGAACCGCAAGTTCAAAAAACGCGATGTTGAAGTGATGGGCTGTAGTTGGAATGGAGTCAATGCCCACCAGCAGTTCATCGAAGTCTACCAGTTGGGATTCACTCTTCTGGCGGATGAATACAAAAAAGCCACAGAGGCCTACGGCGTTATCAAGGAAGTCGAGGATCTGGGGCAGATGACCCGCGTTATTGAGCGGACGACCTTTGTGATTGATAAAACCGGAATGATTCGGGGCGTCTGGAGAAATCCGGAAGACCTCAGGAATCACCCTTCTGAAATCTGGGATTTCATTCAAAAAGAAAAAAAGGCCTGA
- a CDS encoding 1-acyl-sn-glycerol-3-phosphate acyltransferase encodes MPSPATLFHTARFWILITLLTPPLALLVIAFGFIDPSGNRSHNVSRLWCRLLCGLNGVRVRVSGLEHVNQNRPQIFIANHQGYFDIFALSGYLPVQMRWVAKASLFKVPFLGWAMKASGYVSVEREDRKNAYKAFMVAIDKVKKGNSVVIFPEGTRSDDGSIGAFKKGSCLLALRSNAPATPVTIIGTWEIIKKGSGWIKPGPVDIIISPAVGIDPSSPDKGDSNLQQIRETITSLFAEHQPTPNFQSSEK; translated from the coding sequence TTGCCTTCCCCTGCGACCCTTTTTCATACCGCCCGTTTCTGGATACTCATCACCCTGTTGACGCCGCCTCTGGCCTTGCTGGTCATTGCGTTCGGCTTCATCGATCCCAGCGGTAACCGTTCGCACAACGTGTCGCGGCTGTGGTGCCGGCTCCTTTGCGGCTTGAACGGCGTCCGGGTCAGGGTGTCGGGACTGGAACATGTAAATCAGAATCGACCTCAAATCTTCATCGCCAATCATCAGGGATATTTTGATATTTTTGCTTTATCCGGCTATTTGCCAGTGCAGATGCGCTGGGTCGCCAAGGCCAGCCTGTTCAAGGTGCCGTTTCTTGGCTGGGCCATGAAGGCGTCCGGCTATGTGAGCGTGGAGAGGGAAGACCGCAAAAACGCCTACAAAGCGTTCATGGTGGCGATAGACAAGGTGAAGAAGGGAAATTCGGTGGTGATTTTTCCCGAGGGGACACGGTCCGACGATGGCTCTATCGGCGCTTTCAAGAAGGGAAGTTGTCTACTGGCGTTGCGTAGTAATGCGCCCGCAACGCCAGTAACAATTATTGGAACCTGGGAAATTATCAAGAAGGGTAGCGGATGGATCAAACCAGGGCCGGTTGATATCATCATCAGTCCAGCGGTCGGTATTGATCCTTCAAGCCCCGATAAAGGCGACTCCAATCTTCAACAGATACGCGAAACGATCACGAGTCTGTTTGCAGAACACCAGCCCACCCCGAACTTTCAGTCTTCAGAAAAATAG
- a CDS encoding S1/P1 nuclease: MKRFILKLILASFLCGLFNPASLWAWGPDAHRIIGAVADLHLRPVVRSRLKDEYGIAGLYQVADWADSVRKKRRQGPWHYVNIAPGERLYLRSRDCGNGDCVVEKINEFFSALSEQDAPLSEISQAVKYLVHLVGDAHQPLHAGNRDDRGGNFIKVEFKGRETNLHALWDSGLLPRSARQSRRYAETLNQQISVEDRAEWIGGGPEDWVNESRAMALDHAYTATGRLTKRYIQISMEMIDLRLSQAGIRLADLLNRCFE, translated from the coding sequence ATGAAACGTTTCATCTTGAAATTGATTTTAGCGAGTTTTCTTTGCGGACTGTTCAATCCCGCTTCCCTATGGGCCTGGGGACCGGATGCGCATCGAATCATTGGAGCGGTGGCGGATTTGCACCTGCGCCCTGTCGTGCGCAGTCGTTTGAAAGATGAATACGGCATCGCGGGTCTCTATCAGGTCGCAGATTGGGCGGACAGCGTGCGCAAAAAACGTCGTCAGGGACCCTGGCATTATGTGAATATCGCTCCGGGTGAACGCTTGTATTTGCGTTCTCGAGATTGCGGAAACGGCGATTGCGTCGTGGAAAAGATCAATGAATTTTTCAGCGCTTTGAGTGAACAGGACGCGCCTTTGTCTGAAATTTCTCAGGCGGTCAAATATCTGGTTCATCTGGTGGGAGATGCGCATCAGCCCTTGCATGCGGGCAACCGCGACGATCGCGGAGGTAATTTTATCAAAGTTGAGTTTAAAGGTCGCGAGACCAATCTGCACGCGCTCTGGGACAGCGGTCTGTTGCCGCGAAGCGCGCGTCAGTCAAGGCGTTACGCCGAGACCTTGAATCAGCAAATTTCCGTGGAGGACCGCGCCGAGTGGATTGGGGGCGGGCCTGAGGACTGGGTCAATGAATCGCGCGCGATGGCTCTGGATCACGCTTACACGGCGACGGGCCGTTTGACAAAGCGGTATATTCAAATCAGCATGGAAATGATAGACTTGCGCCTCAGCCAGGCGGGGATTCGTCTGGCGGATTTGCTGAATCGATGCTTCGAATGA
- a CDS encoding MBL fold metallo-hydrolase yields MTENRIYFQQLLTGRDVATNDASARQMANFIYLVGDAVTRECVIIDPAWDIPGILEKLEADDMKLTGALVTHYHPDHVGGEIFGMSITGLAELMELQPVPVYVNKHEAPGLKQITGISDSDMKQVDGGDTLKIGEVTIDFVHTPGHTPGSQCFQVNDSVLAGDTLFLQGCGRVDLPGGDSKVMYETLTKTLNKFGDDLILYPGHNYGRKTSAPMGEVRQTNSYLQIESLQDWMALMGP; encoded by the coding sequence ATGACTGAGAACCGGATTTATTTTCAACAATTGCTGACAGGGCGGGACGTTGCGACGAACGATGCTTCGGCGCGACAAATGGCCAACTTCATTTATCTCGTAGGAGACGCTGTCACCCGCGAATGCGTGATCATTGACCCGGCCTGGGACATTCCGGGAATTCTGGAAAAGCTGGAAGCGGATGATATGAAGCTCACCGGCGCGCTGGTCACCCATTATCACCCGGACCACGTCGGAGGAGAGATCTTTGGCATGTCCATCACCGGTCTTGCAGAATTGATGGAACTGCAACCGGTTCCGGTTTATGTGAACAAACACGAAGCGCCGGGACTCAAACAGATCACGGGTATTTCCGACTCCGACATGAAGCAGGTGGATGGCGGCGATACTCTGAAGATCGGAGAGGTGACGATTGATTTTGTCCACACGCCGGGGCACACGCCAGGTTCGCAATGTTTTCAGGTGAACGATTCCGTGCTGGCCGGGGACACCCTGTTTTTACAGGGTTGCGGGCGAGTGGATCTGCCGGGCGGCGACAGCAAGGTGATGTACGAAACATTGACGAAGACGCTGAACAAATTTGGCGACGATCTGATCCTTTACCCTGGGCATAATTATGGGCGAAAGACTTCTGCTCCAATGGGCGAAGTGCGCCAGACCAACTCCTATCTCCAGATCGAAAGTTTGCAGGACTGGATGGCCCTGATGGGTCCCTGA
- a CDS encoding DUF2797 domain-containing protein — MKVSGQLRKMTYEPASPVEYFLSLDEQPTPLKDCLGKPFTMRYLGKITCINCGRATKKSYDQGYCFPCARDLPENAMCSVRPELCQHEFGNDADKEFFKAYCKVDHFVYLSLTSGVKVGVTRHFNIPDRWIDQGAVKAVVIARTPQRLYAGQIEVALAKSMSDKTNWRKMLKGETEEADLETLRESVLSRVPEELKQYTLPNETVQGLSYPVLSVPEKINSHNLDKIPEFSSILTGIKGQYLIFEDKVINLRKYTGYHVEISAG; from the coding sequence ATGAAGGTATCAGGACAACTCCGAAAAATGACTTATGAACCAGCCTCGCCGGTGGAATATTTCCTGAGTCTGGACGAACAGCCAACGCCATTGAAGGACTGTCTCGGCAAGCCGTTCACGATGCGCTACCTTGGAAAAATCACCTGTATCAATTGTGGTCGCGCAACGAAAAAATCCTATGATCAGGGCTATTGCTTTCCCTGCGCGCGCGATTTGCCGGAGAACGCCATGTGCTCCGTCCGACCTGAATTGTGTCAGCATGAATTCGGCAATGATGCGGACAAGGAGTTTTTCAAGGCTTATTGCAAGGTGGATCATTTTGTTTATCTGTCGCTCACCTCGGGCGTTAAGGTGGGCGTGACGCGCCATTTCAATATCCCGGATCGCTGGATCGATCAGGGAGCTGTGAAGGCCGTCGTCATTGCGCGCACGCCGCAACGTCTGTATGCGGGGCAGATCGAGGTGGCGCTGGCTAAGTCGATGAGCGATAAAACCAATTGGCGGAAAATGCTGAAGGGTGAGACTGAAGAGGCGGATCTGGAGACCTTGCGAGAGTCGGTATTGAGTCGCGTTCCCGAAGAACTCAAACAATACACCTTGCCAAACGAAACCGTGCAAGGCCTGTCCTATCCGGTGTTATCGGTCCCGGAGAAAATCAACAGTCATAACCTGGATAAGATTCCCGAGTTCAGTTCGATCCTTACAGGAATCAAGGGGCAGTATCTGATTTTTGAAGACAAGGTGATCAATTTGCGCAAGTACACGGGCTACCATGTCGAGATCAGCGCGGGGTAA
- a CDS encoding acyl-CoA desaturase encodes MPQIKSLKPVKAVNKEVTGFFIFLHLMAIPAFFPFGFSWSAVAVMLFLYWLTASIGICLGYHRYLTHRSFELPKWLGYFVVFCGALACENGPIKWVGQHRMHHAGSDTDEDPHSAREGFWWAHLGWMVHTHPKFDNQEVIQSYTKDINDDKFYQFLDAHFIKIQIAFGLVLLAIGGWPMVFWGIFLRLIVVYHVTWLVNSASHMFGYVNVRLQDDLATNCWWVGLLAWGEGWHNNHHAFPSSARHGLRPWEFDMTWMAICVLKFFGLATKIKVAKLTPLEDEIEDLFSGEVVKQAA; translated from the coding sequence ATGCCGCAAATCAAGTCTTTAAAACCGGTAAAAGCTGTTAACAAGGAAGTCACTGGCTTTTTCATCTTTCTCCATCTGATGGCGATTCCAGCTTTTTTTCCCTTTGGATTTTCCTGGAGCGCAGTTGCGGTCATGCTTTTTTTATACTGGTTGACGGCGTCGATCGGTATTTGTCTGGGCTACCACCGCTATTTGACGCATCGTAGTTTTGAACTGCCCAAATGGCTCGGCTATTTTGTTGTCTTCTGCGGCGCATTGGCTTGCGAAAACGGCCCCATCAAATGGGTCGGTCAGCATCGCATGCACCATGCCGGTTCCGATACCGATGAAGACCCGCATAGCGCCCGCGAGGGTTTCTGGTGGGCGCATCTGGGCTGGATGGTTCACACGCATCCCAAATTCGACAATCAGGAAGTCATCCAATCCTACACCAAAGACATCAACGACGATAAATTCTATCAGTTCCTCGACGCGCATTTTATCAAAATTCAGATCGCTTTTGGTTTGGTTCTTTTAGCGATCGGCGGATGGCCGATGGTATTCTGGGGAATTTTCCTGCGCCTCATCGTGGTCTATCATGTCACCTGGCTGGTCAACAGCGCGTCGCATATGTTTGGATACGTCAACGTTCGTTTGCAAGACGATCTGGCCACCAATTGCTGGTGGGTGGGCCTTCTGGCATGGGGCGAAGGCTGGCATAACAACCACCACGCGTTCCCCTCGTCCGCAAGACACGGACTGCGCCCCTGGGAGTTTGACATGACCTGGATGGCGATATGCGTCCTGAAATTCTTCGGACTGGCCACAAAAATCAAAGTCGCCAAATTAACGCCGCTAGAAGATGAAATAGAAGATTTGTTCAGCGGCGAAGTGGTGAAACAGGCCGCCTGA